The following are from one region of the Noviherbaspirillum sedimenti genome:
- the sucD gene encoding succinate--CoA ligase subunit alpha, with protein MSILINKDTKVITQGITGKTGQFHTRGSRDYANGKNAFVAGVNPKKAGEDFEGIPIYASVQDAKAQTGATVSVIYVPPAGAADAIWEAVQAELDLVICITEGIPVRDMLMLKDKMKKAGSKTLLLGPNCPGLITPDELKIGIMPGHITKKGRIGVVSRSGTLTYEAVGQLSALGLGQSSAVGIGGDPINGLKHIDIMKMFNDDPDTDAVIMIGEIGGPDEANASYWIKDNMKKPVVGFIAGVTAPPGKRMGHAGALISGGADTAQAKLEIMEECGIKVTRNPSEMGRLLKSVL; from the coding sequence ATGTCGATCCTGATCAATAAAGACACCAAAGTCATCACGCAAGGCATTACTGGCAAGACCGGCCAGTTCCACACCCGCGGTTCGCGCGACTATGCCAACGGCAAGAACGCCTTCGTTGCCGGCGTCAACCCGAAAAAAGCCGGCGAAGATTTCGAAGGCATCCCTATCTACGCCAGCGTCCAGGACGCCAAGGCCCAGACCGGCGCCACCGTTTCCGTCATCTACGTGCCGCCCGCCGGCGCCGCTGATGCAATCTGGGAAGCCGTGCAAGCTGAACTCGACCTGGTCATCTGCATCACCGAAGGCATCCCCGTGCGCGACATGCTGATGTTGAAGGACAAGATGAAGAAAGCCGGCAGCAAGACTCTGCTGCTGGGCCCGAACTGCCCTGGCCTCATCACTCCGGATGAACTCAAAATCGGCATCATGCCCGGCCACATCACCAAGAAGGGCCGCATCGGCGTGGTCTCGCGTTCCGGCACCCTGACCTATGAAGCGGTCGGTCAGCTGAGCGCGCTCGGCCTGGGCCAGTCGTCGGCAGTCGGTATCGGCGGCGACCCGATCAACGGCTTGAAGCACATTGACATCATGAAGATGTTTAATGACGACCCGGATACCGACGCCGTCATCATGATCGGCGAAATCGGCGGCCCGGACGAGGCGAATGCTTCGTACTGGATCAAGGACAACATGAAGAAACCGGTGGTTGGCTTCATCGCCGGCGTCACCGCGCCCCCGGGCAAGCGCATGGGTCACGCCGGCGCGCTGATCTCCGGTGGTGCCGATACGGCACAGGCCAAGCTCGAGATCATGGAAGAATGCGGCATCAAGGTCACCCGCAATCCTTCCGAAATGGGCCGTCTGCTGAAATCGGTACTGTAA
- a CDS encoding Stp1/IreP family PP2C-type Ser/Thr phosphatase: MAYHVSLECVAKTDTGMVRSHNEDFIAVSAEHGFVILADGMGGYSAGEVASSIAATVVQETLEERLPLQFKEGGRQSDRQLQQLVQQAVARANASIIDAAENEPQFHGMGTTVVVGLFQQDRLILAHVGDSRAYRLRDGELVQITRDHSLLQEQIDAGLITPEAALLSPNRNLITRAVGVDHEVDIEVHEHITKPGDIYLLCSDGLSDMLSHEEITATLKDFGADLESACGTLIQRANMHGGKDNISVILAKVVAVDVKSESLLDRVLKWVR, translated from the coding sequence ATGGCCTACCACGTATCGCTAGAATGTGTTGCCAAGACCGATACCGGCATGGTGCGATCGCACAATGAAGATTTCATTGCGGTCAGCGCGGAGCATGGTTTTGTCATTCTGGCCGACGGCATGGGCGGCTACAGCGCCGGCGAAGTCGCCAGCAGCATCGCCGCCACCGTGGTGCAGGAGACGCTGGAAGAGCGCTTGCCATTGCAATTCAAGGAAGGCGGGCGGCAGAGCGACAGGCAACTGCAGCAACTGGTGCAACAGGCGGTCGCCCGCGCCAATGCATCGATCATCGACGCTGCCGAAAACGAGCCGCAATTCCATGGCATGGGCACCACCGTGGTGGTTGGCCTGTTCCAGCAGGACCGGCTGATCCTGGCGCACGTCGGCGATTCACGCGCCTATCGCCTGCGCGACGGCGAACTGGTGCAAATCACCCGCGATCACTCGCTGCTGCAGGAACAGATCGATGCCGGCCTGATTACTCCCGAAGCGGCGCTGCTTTCGCCGAACCGCAATTTGATCACCCGCGCCGTCGGTGTTGATCATGAAGTCGATATCGAAGTCCACGAACACATTACAAAGCCGGGCGATATTTATCTGCTGTGCTCCGACGGCTTGTCGGACATGCTCTCCCATGAAGAGATCACTGCCACCTTGAAGGACTTTGGTGCCGATCTCGAATCGGCCTGCGGCACACTGATCCAGCGCGCCAATATGCATGGCGGCAAGGATAATATTTCCGTCATCCTGGCAAAGGTTGTGGCGGTGGATGTCAAAAGTGAAAGCTTGCTGGACCGGGTGTTGAAATGGGTGCGGTAG
- a CDS encoding pilin encodes MKMMQRAQSGFTLIELMIVVAIIGILAAVALPAYQDYTVRAKMSEVVLAASSCRTSVTETRQTTTNIASIPAAGAWGCESSVPTTKYVASIATNTTGAIEVRVNSTALTQVSGSVRLEPVLDGSGQVTSWLCGPSVSTIAKYLPGSCRDTTVTNLNGFATN; translated from the coding sequence ATGAAAATGATGCAACGCGCGCAAAGCGGCTTTACCCTGATCGAATTGATGATCGTCGTGGCGATCATTGGTATTTTGGCCGCAGTGGCTTTGCCTGCTTATCAGGACTACACCGTTCGGGCCAAGATGTCTGAAGTGGTTTTGGCAGCATCGTCTTGCCGCACCAGCGTGACTGAGACGCGCCAAACTACTACTAATATCGCTTCAATTCCAGCGGCCGGCGCTTGGGGCTGCGAAAGCTCTGTGCCAACAACCAAGTATGTAGCGAGTATTGCCACCAATACTACTGGCGCTATCGAGGTTAGGGTCAATAGCACCGCGCTGACACAGGTAAGCGGCTCGGTTCGGCTGGAACCGGTACTTGATGGCAGTGGACAGGTTACTAGCTGGTTGTGCGGCCCAAGCGTGAGCACGATCGCGAAATATCTGCCGGGTTCTTGCCGCGACACTACCGTGACGAACCTGAACGGTTTCGCAACGAACTAA
- a CDS encoding PglL family O-oligosaccharyltransferase, which yields MLIYISAVALFLSWLLPLHFPPWVSWHLELLAFVAVYLLAWSVILIPKLKAGLGAFRIPAVGLPFITLGLVAVVQFSTGVVTYGGDALVFVLYMVLCVMCLTLGFDCGAQTISFAGTDHAKKIDSALVLLAGVVLVGAFASAVLAFAQVLDVWEATWINRTHQLRRPGANLGQPNHLATLLLMGVASLLFLYELGRLKALSSILIFIVLGMALAFTESRTGVLSFLLLAGWWFVKNKRVGFKSSHWTISLAFIVFLAIFWTWPSIFAFIQKIGTSAEVNVKAGSRLMVWPQLFEAVTQRPWLGWGLGNVPEAHNAVVHAYLVSEPFSYSHNILLDLALGIGVPITVILVLLTGWWLWTRLMQANQLRSWYCLAVSLPLAVHSLFEFPFAYAYFLVPVMFALGILEGMSKGKVAFQIGLRLAIAIFFGVNIIAAWSAIEYFRIEEDFRIARFEGLKLGQTPTDYERPKVVILTQLGALLDGARIAPKPDMTANELELAKKVAMRYPWTATQNRYALSLALNGNPEEAIRQMRVIRALYGEKTYNTIKNNWKVLAEDKFPQLRGLELP from the coding sequence ATGCTCATTTATATTTCTGCCGTCGCATTATTTCTTTCTTGGCTATTGCCACTGCATTTCCCGCCATGGGTTAGTTGGCACTTAGAGTTGCTTGCATTTGTGGCAGTTTACTTGCTGGCGTGGTCAGTCATACTCATTCCAAAACTGAAAGCAGGTTTGGGGGCATTTCGCATCCCTGCAGTCGGTTTGCCTTTCATAACGCTTGGGCTTGTGGCAGTGGTGCAATTCTCGACCGGGGTTGTTACGTACGGGGGGGATGCGTTGGTGTTCGTGCTTTACATGGTGTTGTGTGTTATGTGTTTAACGCTCGGATTTGACTGTGGTGCTCAGACCATCAGTTTTGCTGGCACTGACCATGCAAAGAAGATCGATTCAGCGTTGGTATTGCTTGCGGGAGTCGTGCTGGTTGGCGCATTTGCGTCTGCCGTACTTGCATTTGCCCAGGTTCTTGACGTATGGGAAGCTACATGGATTAATCGGACGCATCAACTGCGTCGGCCCGGAGCGAATTTGGGACAGCCCAATCACTTGGCAACCTTGCTCCTTATGGGGGTTGCGAGTCTTTTATTTCTCTATGAATTGGGAAGGCTCAAGGCACTGTCATCGATATTGATTTTTATTGTTCTCGGTATGGCATTGGCTTTTACAGAGTCTCGGACCGGCGTATTGAGCTTTTTGCTGTTAGCGGGGTGGTGGTTTGTCAAGAACAAGCGAGTAGGTTTTAAATCTTCGCATTGGACAATTTCTTTGGCGTTTATCGTCTTTTTAGCAATTTTCTGGACATGGCCATCAATTTTCGCATTCATCCAGAAAATCGGCACCAGTGCAGAAGTTAATGTCAAAGCAGGCAGCCGGTTGATGGTGTGGCCGCAGCTATTTGAAGCGGTGACTCAACGCCCATGGTTAGGCTGGGGGCTGGGCAATGTACCTGAAGCGCATAATGCCGTGGTGCATGCCTACCTCGTAAGCGAGCCTTTCTCATATAGCCACAATATTTTGCTTGATCTGGCATTGGGAATAGGTGTGCCAATCACTGTAATTCTCGTGCTGCTAACGGGGTGGTGGTTATGGACGCGCTTGATGCAGGCAAATCAGTTAAGGTCGTGGTATTGCCTCGCGGTGTCCTTGCCATTGGCAGTCCACTCCTTGTTTGAGTTTCCATTTGCCTATGCTTACTTTCTGGTGCCCGTGATGTTTGCGCTGGGCATTCTGGAAGGAATGTCGAAAGGTAAAGTGGCGTTTCAAATTGGCCTGCGTCTCGCAATAGCAATTTTTTTTGGTGTGAATATCATTGCGGCCTGGTCGGCGATCGAGTATTTCAGAATCGAAGAAGATTTTCGCATTGCACGTTTCGAAGGGCTCAAGCTAGGACAAACGCCGACTGATTATGAAAGACCTAAGGTTGTTATTTTGACGCAATTAGGCGCTTTGCTTGACGGTGCCCGAATCGCTCCGAAGCCAGATATGACGGCGAATGAGCTGGAGCTCGCCAAGAAAGTTGCGATGCGCTACCCTTGGACTGCAACGCAGAACCGTTACGCACTTTCGCTTGCGCTGAACGGAAATCCTGAGGAAGCAATTCGGCAAATGCGTGTAATCCGAGCCCTGTATGGCGAAAAAACGTATAACACAATTAAAAATAATTGGAAGGTACTGGCTGAGGATAAGTTTCCTCAATTGCGTGGATTGGAATTACCTTAA
- the moaC gene encoding cyclic pyranopterin monophosphate synthase MoaC: MNIKKTAADNTPDNQGLSHFDAGGQAHMVDVGGKDETHRIAVASGSIRMKPETLAIIQSGTAKKGDVLGIARIAAIMGAKRTSDLIPLCHPLALTRVAVDFEVDVATSSVTCTARVETYGKTGVEMEALTAVQVGLLTIFDMCKAVDRGMVMGEIKVLEKHGGKSGDWENS; encoded by the coding sequence ATGAATATCAAAAAAACAGCCGCAGACAATACCCCAGACAATCAGGGTCTGAGCCATTTCGACGCCGGTGGCCAGGCGCACATGGTCGATGTCGGGGGCAAGGATGAAACCCACCGTATCGCGGTTGCCAGTGGCAGCATCCGGATGAAACCGGAAACCCTGGCGATCATCCAGTCCGGCACGGCAAAAAAAGGCGATGTGCTGGGGATTGCCAGGATTGCCGCAATCATGGGGGCCAAGCGCACCAGCGACTTGATCCCATTGTGCCATCCGCTGGCGTTGACGCGGGTGGCGGTGGATTTCGAGGTCGATGTAGCAACGTCGAGCGTTACCTGCACGGCCCGGGTGGAGACTTATGGCAAGACCGGGGTGGAGATGGAGGCGCTGACGGCGGTGCAGGTGGGGTTGTTGACTATTTTTGATATGTGCAAGGCGGTGGATCGGGGGATGGTGATGGGGGAAATCAAAGTACTGGAAAAGCATGGGGGCAAGTCGGGGGATTGGGAGAATTCTTGA
- a CDS encoding M48 family metalloprotease, with protein sequence MLSLSCLLPAALAPSLSAAQNLPTLGDSDREELSPVMERRLGEEIMRDVRRDRDYLDDAPVQEYLNNFAATLLSARPDARGEAGYDFLFFAVRDPSLNAFALPGGFIGVHSALVLAAQSESELASVLSHEIGHVAQRHIARMLGRQRQDALLPLAGLILAALAARSSPDASAALLLGGQGMALQRQLNFSREAEREADRIGLQIMKDAGFDTTGMIAFFGRMQNSTRAYTDGVPSFLRSHPLTTERIADIQDRTRGLRYRQRADSLDFHLVRARLRLLQDGSVQGLREAANVFEGQLAQKNRNQTIAGKYGQALLAFRQGDIDRAQALLTEARTALPQGMKSSSMLISLGIELRLAAKQPLDAVREAEAARTQFPLSRGIAHLYADALLAAGRGDDAVRFLRDQTQLYRQEPQLQERLAKAYATQGKQALQHLALAESYALSGSLSSALDQLNIARRAPDASFYDQSLIDAREREWQVRFKEEMKESRSR encoded by the coding sequence ATGCTTTCGCTGTCCTGTCTTTTGCCGGCAGCCTTGGCGCCGTCATTATCGGCCGCGCAAAACCTTCCCACCTTGGGCGATTCCGACCGCGAGGAACTCTCGCCCGTCATGGAACGCCGGCTGGGCGAGGAAATCATGCGCGACGTCCGCCGTGACCGCGACTATCTGGATGACGCCCCGGTACAGGAATACCTGAACAATTTCGCCGCGACCCTCTTGTCGGCGCGGCCGGATGCGCGCGGCGAGGCGGGTTACGATTTCCTTTTCTTCGCGGTGCGCGATCCCTCGCTGAATGCCTTCGCCTTGCCCGGCGGTTTCATCGGCGTGCATTCGGCGCTGGTGCTGGCGGCGCAGTCGGAGTCCGAGCTGGCCTCGGTGCTGTCGCATGAAATCGGCCACGTCGCCCAGCGCCATATCGCCCGCATGCTCGGCAGGCAACGCCAGGATGCGCTGCTGCCGCTGGCCGGCCTGATCCTGGCGGCGCTGGCGGCACGCTCCAGTCCGGATGCCTCGGCGGCCCTGCTGCTGGGCGGGCAGGGCATGGCGCTGCAGCGCCAGCTCAATTTCAGTCGCGAGGCCGAGCGCGAGGCGGATCGCATCGGCTTGCAGATCATGAAGGACGCCGGCTTCGATACCACCGGCATGATCGCTTTTTTCGGACGCATGCAGAATTCGACGCGCGCCTATACCGACGGCGTGCCATCCTTCCTGCGCTCGCACCCGCTGACGACCGAGCGTATCGCCGATATCCAGGACCGTACCCGCGGTCTGCGCTATCGGCAGCGCGCCGACAGCCTCGATTTTCATCTGGTGCGCGCACGATTGCGCCTGTTGCAGGATGGCTCGGTGCAGGGCTTGCGCGAGGCCGCCAATGTTTTCGAGGGACAGTTGGCGCAAAAAAATCGCAACCAGACCATCGCCGGCAAGTATGGCCAGGCGCTGCTCGCTTTCCGGCAAGGCGATATCGACCGCGCGCAGGCGCTGCTGACGGAAGCCCGCACCGCGCTGCCGCAAGGGATGAAATCCAGTTCGATGCTGATCAGCCTGGGGATCGAGCTCAGGCTGGCAGCCAAACAACCGCTGGACGCCGTGCGCGAAGCCGAGGCGGCGCGCACGCAGTTCCCCTTGTCGCGCGGGATTGCGCATCTGTATGCCGACGCCCTGCTGGCGGCTGGACGCGGCGATGACGCGGTGCGCTTCCTGCGTGACCAGACCCAGCTGTACCGGCAGGAGCCGCAGTTGCAGGAGCGCCTGGCCAAGGCCTATGCGACGCAGGGCAAGCAGGCGCTGCAGCATCTGGCGCTGGCCGAGTCGTATGCCTTGTCCGGCAGCCTGTCGTCGGCGCTGGACCAGTTGAATATCGCGCGCCGCGCGCCGGACGCCTCGTTCTACGATCAGTCGCTGATCGATGCGCGCGAGCGCGAATGGCAGGTGCGTTTCAAGGAAGAGATGAAGGAAAGCCGCAGCCGGTAG
- a CDS encoding type II toxin-antitoxin system Phd/YefM family antitoxin has translation MATLTASEARANLYRLIDQTAESHEPIHIAGKRTGAVLLSSEDWQAIQETLFLLSVPGMRESIKEGMAEPLGESARELDW, from the coding sequence ATGGCCACTCTCACCGCAAGCGAAGCACGCGCAAACCTGTATCGCCTCATCGATCAGACTGCTGAGTCGCATGAGCCAATTCACATTGCCGGCAAGCGTACTGGCGCCGTTCTACTGTCGTCCGAAGACTGGCAGGCTATCCAGGAAACGCTCTTTCTCTTGTCGGTGCCAGGCATGCGTGAGTCCATCAAGGAAGGCATGGCTGAGCCTCTGGGTGAAAGCGCCAGGGAACTGGACTGGTGA
- a CDS encoding Txe/YoeB family addiction module toxin — MSWQIVFSRHAEKDAKKLAAAGLKAKAQELLAVLVADPFQNPPSYEKLVGDLAGAYSRRINIQHRLVYEVFANERIVRVLRMWSHYE; from the coding sequence GTGAGTTGGCAGATCGTGTTTTCCAGGCATGCCGAGAAGGATGCAAAGAAACTGGCCGCTGCCGGCCTGAAAGCGAAGGCACAAGAGCTGTTGGCCGTGTTGGTCGCCGACCCGTTTCAGAATCCGCCTTCATACGAGAAGTTGGTCGGGGATCTTGCTGGTGCGTATTCGAGGCGCATCAATATTCAGCACCGCTTGGTCTATGAAGTGTTCGCAAATGAACGCATCGTTCGCGTCTTGCGAATGTGGTCGCACTATGAGTGA
- a CDS encoding DUF2946 family protein, which translates to MDEIVKQAIAKWPNVPHCYGWLALDARGAWRMRDERAQANKLPGERIVNTALLGFINRNYTHDEQGRWYFQNGPQRVYINLEATPYVVRTDPQQGFVLQTGAALGQIDSAWMNEDGTLILQSGDIVAQVDDRDMAQCLGLLRMGETGELAASDEELLDWLVETAESPRPLHFRDGERRLPVQRIARAGLAAQCGFVSVPKPDPSQISDK; encoded by the coding sequence ATGGATGAAATCGTCAAACAGGCAATCGCCAAATGGCCCAATGTGCCGCACTGCTACGGCTGGCTGGCGCTGGATGCGCGCGGCGCCTGGCGCATGCGTGATGAACGGGCGCAGGCCAACAAACTTCCCGGTGAGCGCATCGTCAATACGGCGCTGCTTGGCTTCATCAACCGCAATTACACGCACGATGAGCAAGGCCGCTGGTATTTCCAGAACGGGCCGCAGCGGGTATATATCAACCTCGAAGCGACACCCTATGTTGTCCGTACCGATCCGCAGCAAGGCTTCGTCTTGCAGACGGGCGCGGCGCTTGGGCAAATCGATTCCGCCTGGATGAATGAGGATGGCACGCTGATATTGCAAAGCGGGGACATCGTCGCGCAAGTCGACGACCGCGACATGGCGCAATGCCTGGGCCTGCTGCGCATGGGCGAAACGGGCGAACTTGCCGCCAGTGACGAGGAATTGCTGGACTGGCTGGTCGAGACTGCAGAGTCTCCCCGTCCGCTGCATTTCCGCGACGGCGAACGGCGGCTGCCGGTGCAGCGGATTGCGCGCGCCGGACTGGCCGCGCAATGCGGTTTTGTGTCCGTACCGAAGCCTGATCCCAGTCAAATATCCGATAAATAG